From Syntrophaceae bacterium, one genomic window encodes:
- a CDS encoding Na/Pi cotransporter family protein — translation MKDLLFLAAGLLIFLYGMLRLGEQVQRLFTVRIRQLIRYAVRRPLTGLLTGITATVFFQSSSAVTVLTIGMVSAGLITFYQSLAIILGADIGTVLTVQLVVWKVTDLSPILVIIGGTLWFSGRGGWKTAGETILYFGLIFFGLYLAGMATAPLKQDGDVVRFLREAENPFLGFAVGLVFTALVHASLIPISLLVILAQQDLVILENALPIVFGANVGTTATALLAAWVSSVSGRRTAAAHFLFKLCGAVVCMAALPWVSDLLRAVTPLVGQQIVFGHLLFNVFIVAVFIFFLKPFAALVERIVPGQEDALPLWPEFLDERDLDNHEKALENVRRELGREVLLTERMVEQVSSLVFDYREGLRRDIAYLDVVVDNLRREIVDYLRRLAGRALDPGQSRKVFVYTSVADDIERIGNHVLIIADLSRDKREREIAFTEFARQELDGIEGLVMQNLQDAAALIEHFDLPRIQAMSRREDEIDEKVKLARFRHLERFHRGVCVAEAGPLYIEMLIRLERISDHCENIAEAVQDLASPAPRSFEP, via the coding sequence ATGAAAGACCTCCTCTTCCTGGCTGCCGGCCTTCTGATCTTCCTTTACGGGATGCTGCGCCTCGGGGAGCAGGTGCAGCGGCTGTTCACGGTTCGCATCCGCCAGCTGATCCGCTACGCCGTCCGCCGGCCCCTCACGGGACTGCTGACGGGCATCACTGCGACGGTTTTCTTCCAGAGCAGCTCCGCCGTAACGGTTCTCACCATCGGCATGGTGAGCGCCGGCCTCATCACCTTCTACCAGTCTCTGGCCATCATTCTCGGCGCCGACATCGGGACGGTCCTGACGGTCCAGCTCGTTGTCTGGAAGGTGACGGACCTTTCGCCGATCCTCGTGATTATCGGAGGAACGCTCTGGTTTTCCGGGCGGGGCGGTTGGAAAACGGCAGGGGAGACGATTCTCTATTTCGGCCTGATCTTCTTCGGGCTCTACCTGGCCGGAATGGCGACGGCGCCGCTGAAGCAGGACGGGGATGTGGTCCGGTTCCTCCGGGAGGCGGAAAACCCGTTCCTGGGATTTGCCGTGGGCCTCGTCTTCACCGCCCTGGTCCACGCCTCCCTGATTCCCATCAGCCTTCTCGTCATCCTTGCCCAGCAGGACCTGGTGATCCTGGAAAACGCCCTGCCCATCGTCTTCGGTGCCAACGTGGGAACCACCGCCACGGCCCTGCTGGCCGCCTGGGTGTCCTCCGTAAGCGGACGCCGGACAGCCGCCGCCCACTTCCTGTTCAAGCTCTGCGGCGCCGTGGTCTGCATGGCCGCCCTTCCGTGGGTGTCAGATCTGCTGAGGGCCGTCACGCCGCTGGTGGGCCAGCAGATCGTCTTCGGCCATCTCCTGTTCAACGTTTTCATCGTGGCGGTCTTCATCTTTTTCCTGAAGCCCTTTGCCGCCCTGGTGGAGCGGATCGTTCCCGGCCAGGAGGATGCGCTGCCCCTGTGGCCCGAATTCCTTGACGAGCGGGATCTGGACAATCATGAAAAGGCCCTGGAGAATGTCCGCCGGGAACTGGGCCGGGAGGTCCTGCTGACGGAACGAATGGTGGAGCAGGTAAGCAGCCTCGTATTCGACTACCGGGAAGGGCTCCGGCGGGACATCGCTTACCTGGACGTTGTCGTAGACAACCTGCGCCGCGAGATCGTCGACTATCTCCGGAGGCTCGCCGGCCGGGCCCTGGATCCCGGGCAGTCGAGGAAGGTTTTTGTCTACACCTCCGTGGCGGACGACATTGAGCGGATCGGGAATCACGTTCTCATCATCGCCGACCTTTCCCGGGATAAGAGGGAGCGGGAGATCGCCTTCACGGAATTCGCCCGGCAGGAGCTGGACGGGATCGAGGGGCTGGTCATGCAGAACCTGCAGGATGCGGCGGCCCTGATCGAGCATTTCGACCTCCCGCGGATTCAGGCCATGAGCCGGCGGGAGGATGAGATCGACGAAAAGGTCAAGCTGGCCCGCTTCCGCCACCTGGAGCGTTTCCACCGGGGGGTCTGCGTGGCCGAGGCGGGGCCGCTCTACATCGAGATGCTGATCCGGCTGGAGCGCATCAGCGATCACTGTGAAAATATCGCCGAGGCCGTGCAGGATCTGGCAAGCCCGGCTCCCCGTTCCTTCGAGCCATAG
- a CDS encoding N-acetylmuramoyl-L-alanine amidase — protein sequence MKITNHRLVGESGEAISFRKSPNQSGSISPLYLILHFTAGTTLDGAVSWFLNPEAQASAHLVVGRDGAVVQMVSFNRRAWHAGRSAWGNLEGLNQYSIGMELVNAGKLRKRADGQWVNWANRVIPADEVSTAMHRHENAEAGWHEYTEAQMDAARRVAVLLNASYRFTDVLGHEDVSPGRKVDPGPLFPLNSFRSIVLGRA from the coding sequence GTGAAGATCACCAATCATCGGCTGGTGGGGGAGAGCGGGGAGGCGATCTCTTTCAGGAAGAGCCCGAATCAGTCCGGCAGCATATCACCACTGTACCTGATTCTGCACTTCACCGCCGGCACGACGCTGGACGGAGCGGTCTCCTGGTTTCTGAATCCGGAGGCCCAGGCGTCCGCGCACCTGGTTGTCGGCCGCGACGGAGCCGTCGTACAGATGGTGTCCTTCAACCGGCGGGCGTGGCATGCCGGAAGAAGCGCCTGGGGCAACCTGGAGGGGCTGAATCAGTATTCCATCGGGATGGAGCTGGTGAACGCGGGCAAACTGAGGAAGCGGGCCGACGGGCAATGGGTGAACTGGGCGAATCGCGTGATTCCGGCCGATGAGGTGTCGACGGCGATGCACCGGCATGAGAACGCCGAAGCGGGGTGGCATGAATACACCGAGGCGCAGATGGACGCCGCGCGCCGGGTCGCCGTCCTGCTGAACGCTTCCTATCGCTTCACGGACGTGTTGGGCCACGAGGACGTCAGCCCCGGCCGGAAGGTGGACCCGGGGCCGCTGTTCCCGCTGAACAGCTTTCGCTCCATCGTCCTCGGCCGGGCGTGA
- a CDS encoding choloylglycine hydrolase family protein: MRTIAKAFLICGLALLTAALSAPLAEACSVFRVTAKDGTIMSGRTMEFGSDLKPGLILVPRGRKFVSPAPDAKAGLTWTSRYGYVATNVFGIEEAVTDGMNEAGLTFSALWFEVDTRYQDVGPRERDKALAHMMVGSWILGRFATVGEATEAIRSVRVFALEVPQMGKAPPGHFILYDVKGGCVVVEYERGELRIYENPLGFMTNSPNFPWMVTNLRNYVGMTSDQRTTQNFAGIETRPTGGGSGMLGLPGDITPPSRFVRMAVMTRFADPPENAMQALNLAEHIVSALHIVKGMSVTRGPDKSITASSTTQWASFRDITNRIFYFRTYDSYTLRKIDLKQLDFSGGRTKMIPLYGDAEVVQDITGRLK, encoded by the coding sequence ATGCGAACCATCGCGAAGGCGTTCCTCATCTGCGGACTGGCCCTGCTGACGGCCGCCCTGTCGGCCCCTCTCGCGGAAGCCTGTTCCGTTTTCCGCGTCACCGCGAAGGACGGGACGATCATGAGCGGCCGGACGATGGAGTTCGGCAGCGACCTGAAACCCGGACTCATCCTGGTTCCCCGCGGCCGGAAATTTGTCAGCCCGGCGCCGGACGCCAAAGCGGGACTGACCTGGACGTCGCGCTACGGGTACGTGGCGACGAACGTTTTCGGCATCGAGGAGGCCGTCACGGACGGCATGAACGAGGCGGGTCTCACCTTCAGCGCCCTGTGGTTCGAGGTCGACACCCGGTACCAGGATGTGGGTCCCCGGGAGCGGGACAAGGCCCTGGCCCACATGATGGTCGGCTCCTGGATTCTCGGCCGTTTCGCCACGGTGGGGGAAGCGACCGAAGCAATCCGAAGCGTCAGGGTCTTTGCCCTGGAGGTGCCGCAGATGGGAAAGGCGCCCCCGGGCCACTTCATCCTTTACGACGTGAAGGGGGGCTGCGTCGTGGTCGAATACGAGCGGGGCGAGCTCCGGATCTACGAAAACCCGCTGGGCTTCATGACCAACTCCCCGAACTTTCCCTGGATGGTGACCAACCTCCGGAACTATGTCGGCATGACCAGCGATCAGCGGACAACGCAGAATTTTGCCGGCATCGAGACCCGGCCTACCGGGGGCGGCTCCGGGATGCTGGGGCTCCCCGGCGACATCACGCCGCCGAGCCGCTTCGTGCGCATGGCCGTCATGACCCGTTTCGCCGATCCCCCGGAAAACGCGATGCAGGCCCTCAACCTCGCCGAGCACATCGTCAGCGCTCTCCATATCGTAAAAGGAATGTCCGTAACCAGGGGACCCGACAAAAGCATCACGGCAAGCTCGACGACACAGTGGGCATCCTTCCGGGACATCACGAACCGGATCTTCTACTTCCGGACCTACGACAGCTATACCCTCCGGAAGATCGACCTGAAGCAGCTCGATTTCAGCGGCGGCAGGACGAAGATGATCCCGCTCTACGGCGATGCCGAGGTCGTTCAGGACATAACGGGACGGCTGAAATAG
- a CDS encoding HAMP domain-containing protein, whose product MNKFRNSLFIKICLSFWVTTVIMVGAVLAVDWMTGSGPFRKDHPPMPVPPLAVHAQALAWIHEREGLKALREFAGRLREIPGAPVRFLDGRGRDLLKGLETTGSESAAAPGRIDGRDTPVAAGGERRESFTLRGSDGRTYTLESTMPGRPHRPNGPLSRSEIAVRLLVVLLVSGFICYLLARYLTVPILKIGVAAREFAAGNLEVRVAPALGKRSDETSRLARDFDLMAERIASLLNAQRTLLRDISHELRSPLARLNLALELCREKADREADKWLDRIELEAGRLNEMIGHILTLNQAETGITEADRADVDMVEMVREIAEDAAFEAEGIRRGLKITALEPCFVNGHRNLLRRAIDNVVRNAVRYSREGTDVEISLRCTEIPSGTEAVIVIRDHGKGVPEEAIPNLFRPFYRVGEGRERESGGTGLGLAITEKAVRLHGGTVRAANAPGGGLLVEISLPAGNGAADPGRSTS is encoded by the coding sequence ATGAACAAGTTTAGAAACAGCCTGTTTATCAAGATCTGCCTGTCCTTCTGGGTGACGACGGTCATCATGGTCGGGGCGGTGCTGGCTGTGGACTGGATGACCGGTTCGGGTCCTTTCCGCAAGGACCACCCCCCCATGCCCGTCCCTCCCCTGGCCGTGCATGCCCAGGCGCTGGCCTGGATCCATGAGCGGGAAGGACTCAAGGCCCTTCGCGAATTCGCCGGCCGCCTCCGGGAAATCCCCGGCGCCCCGGTTCGGTTTCTCGACGGGAGAGGCCGCGACCTCCTGAAAGGGCTCGAAACAACCGGATCGGAATCGGCGGCGGCCCCGGGGCGGATAGACGGACGGGACACCCCGGTTGCCGCCGGCGGCGAACGGCGCGAATCCTTCACGCTGCGGGGATCGGACGGCAGGACGTACACCCTGGAATCCACCATGCCCGGTCGGCCGCACCGTCCCAACGGTCCCCTGTCCCGGTCGGAAATCGCGGTCCGGCTGCTGGTGGTCCTCCTGGTATCGGGCTTCATCTGTTATCTCCTGGCGCGTTACCTGACCGTGCCCATCCTGAAGATCGGCGTAGCAGCCCGGGAATTCGCCGCCGGCAACCTGGAGGTTCGCGTCGCCCCCGCCCTCGGGAAAAGAAGCGACGAGACCTCCCGGCTGGCCCGGGATTTCGACCTCATGGCGGAGCGCATCGCCTCCCTGCTGAACGCCCAGCGCACGCTCCTCCGGGACATATCCCACGAGCTTCGCTCCCCCCTGGCACGCCTCAATCTGGCCCTTGAACTCTGCCGAGAAAAGGCGGATCGGGAAGCGGACAAATGGCTCGACCGGATCGAGCTTGAAGCGGGCCGCCTGAACGAGATGATCGGCCACATCCTGACGCTGAACCAGGCCGAAACGGGGATTACGGAAGCGGACAGGGCGGACGTCGACATGGTAGAGATGGTCCGGGAGATCGCCGAAGACGCTGCGTTCGAGGCGGAGGGAATCAGGCGGGGCTTGAAGATTACAGCCCTTGAACCCTGTTTCGTGAACGGGCACCGGAACCTGCTCAGGCGGGCCATCGACAACGTCGTGAGAAATGCCGTTCGCTACAGCAGGGAAGGAACCGACGTGGAGATCTCTCTCCGCTGCACGGAGATTCCTTCCGGCACCGAGGCCGTCATCGTCATCCGGGACCACGGAAAGGGGGTGCCCGAGGAAGCGATCCCCAATCTCTTCCGGCCCTTCTACCGCGTCGGGGAGGGGCGGGAAAGGGAAAGCGGCGGGACCGGCCTGGGCCTCGCCATCACGGAGAAGGCCGTCCGCCTTCACGGCGGCACCGTTCGGGCCGCTAACGCCCCGGGAGGCGGCCTTCTTGTGGAAATCTCCCTTCCCGCCGGCAACGGCGCCGCCGATCCCGGAAGAAGCACCTCCTGA